Proteins encoded in a region of the Populus nigra chromosome 3, ddPopNigr1.1, whole genome shotgun sequence genome:
- the LOC133688672 gene encoding pre-mRNA cleavage factor Im 25 kDa subunit 1 isoform X2 produces MGDHSVTVTDNNNHQSTVIEIYPLGSYYFGSKDPIAFRDETVADRVQRMKSNFSARGLRTCVQAVMLVELFKHPHLLLLQVRNAFFKLPGGRLRPGESDIDGLQRKLSRMLSVNEDETDHWEVGDCLGMWWRSDFETLLYPYLSPNLKVPKECTKLYLVKLPASRKFIVPKNLKLLAVPLCQVHENHKTYGPVISGVPQLLSKFSFNINY; encoded by the exons ATGGGTGATCATTCAGTAACTGTAACTGACAATAACAATCATCAAAGCACTGTAATAGAAATATATCCTCTGGGTAGTTATTACTTTGGATCCAAAGACCCTATTGCTTTCAGGGATGAAACTGTAGCTGACCGTGTCCAAAGAATGAAATCCAA CTTTAGTGCTCGTGGACTGAGGACTTGTGTGCAAGCTGTTATGCTG GTTGAGTTGTTCAAACATCCCCATCTTTTGCTATTGCAAGTAAGAAATGCTTTCTTTAAGCTACCTGGTGGTCGATTAAGACCAGGTGAATCAG ATATTGATGGATTGCAACGTAAGCTATCAAGAATGCTTTCTGTGAATGAAGATGAAACTGATCACTGGGAG GTGGGAGATTGCCTTGGAATGTGGTGGAGGTCTGATTTTGAAACCTTGTTGTATCCGTACTTGTCCCCGAATCTCAAAGTACCTAAG GAATGCACGAAACTCTACCTTGTAAAGTTACCAGCCAGTCGAAAGTTCATTGTACCAAAGAACCTTAAACTGCTTGCAGTTCCTTTATGCCAAGTTCATGAAAATCATAAG ACATATGGACCAGTAATATCAGGAGTTCCGCAGTTGCTATCAAAATTCTCCTTCAACATCAACTATTGA
- the LOC133688672 gene encoding pre-mRNA cleavage factor Im 25 kDa subunit 1 isoform X1, which yields MGDHSVTVTDNNNHQSTVIEIYPLGSYYFGSKDPIAFRDETVADRVQRMKSNFSARGLRTCVQAVMLVELFKHPHLLLLQVRNAFFKLPGGRLRPGESDIDGLQRKLSRMLSVNEDETDHWEVGDCLGMWWRSDFETLLYPYLSPNLKVPKECTKLYLVKLPASRKFIVPKNLKLLAVPLCQVHENHKLPASRKFIVPENLKLLAVPLCQVHEIIRHMDQ from the exons ATGGGTGATCATTCAGTAACTGTAACTGACAATAACAATCATCAAAGCACTGTAATAGAAATATATCCTCTGGGTAGTTATTACTTTGGATCCAAAGACCCTATTGCTTTCAGGGATGAAACTGTAGCTGACCGTGTCCAAAGAATGAAATCCAA CTTTAGTGCTCGTGGACTGAGGACTTGTGTGCAAGCTGTTATGCTG GTTGAGTTGTTCAAACATCCCCATCTTTTGCTATTGCAAGTAAGAAATGCTTTCTTTAAGCTACCTGGTGGTCGATTAAGACCAGGTGAATCAG ATATTGATGGATTGCAACGTAAGCTATCAAGAATGCTTTCTGTGAATGAAGATGAAACTGATCACTGGGAG GTGGGAGATTGCCTTGGAATGTGGTGGAGGTCTGATTTTGAAACCTTGTTGTATCCGTACTTGTCCCCGAATCTCAAAGTACCTAAG GAATGCACGAAACTCTACCTTGTAAAGTTACCAGCCAGTCGAAAGTTCATTGTACCAAAGAACCTTAAACTGCTTGCAGTTCCTTTATGCCAAGTTCATGAAAATCATAAG TTACCAGCCAGTCGAAAGTTCATTGTACCAGAGAACCTTAAACTGCTTGCAGTTCCTTTATGCCAAGTTCATGAAATCATAAG ACATATGGACCAGTAA
- the LOC133688672 gene encoding pre-mRNA cleavage factor Im 25 kDa subunit 1 isoform X3: MGDHSVTVTDNNNHQSTVIEIYPLGSYYFGSKDPIAFRDETVADRVQRMKSNFSARGLRTCVQAVMLVELFKHPHLLLLQVRNAFFKLPGGRLRPGESDIDGLQRKLSRMLSVNEDETDHWEVGDCLGMWWRSDFETLLYPYLSPNLKVPKECTKLYLVKLPASRKFIVPKNLKLLAVPLCQVHENHKSC; this comes from the exons ATGGGTGATCATTCAGTAACTGTAACTGACAATAACAATCATCAAAGCACTGTAATAGAAATATATCCTCTGGGTAGTTATTACTTTGGATCCAAAGACCCTATTGCTTTCAGGGATGAAACTGTAGCTGACCGTGTCCAAAGAATGAAATCCAA CTTTAGTGCTCGTGGACTGAGGACTTGTGTGCAAGCTGTTATGCTG GTTGAGTTGTTCAAACATCCCCATCTTTTGCTATTGCAAGTAAGAAATGCTTTCTTTAAGCTACCTGGTGGTCGATTAAGACCAGGTGAATCAG ATATTGATGGATTGCAACGTAAGCTATCAAGAATGCTTTCTGTGAATGAAGATGAAACTGATCACTGGGAG GTGGGAGATTGCCTTGGAATGTGGTGGAGGTCTGATTTTGAAACCTTGTTGTATCCGTACTTGTCCCCGAATCTCAAAGTACCTAAG GAATGCACGAAACTCTACCTTGTAAAGTTACCAGCCAGTCGAAAGTTCATTGTACCAAAGAACCTTAAACTGCTTGCAGTTCCTTTATGCCAAGTTCATGAAAATCATAAG TCTTGCTGA